A genomic window from Aquila chrysaetos chrysaetos chromosome 21, bAquChr1.4, whole genome shotgun sequence includes:
- the SLC7A3 gene encoding cationic amino acid transporter 3, translated as MFGGKMTSVGKKLIRRRVVDLSSEDTRFARCLSTLDLIALGVGSTLGAGVYVLAGEVAKEMAGPSIVLCFLVAALSSVLAGLCYAEFGARVPKTGSAYLYSYVTVGEIWAFTTGWNLILSYVIGTASVARAWSAAFDNIIGNHISTFFMNKTTLHLPGVLAERPDFFALILIGLLTALLAFGVSESALVNKIFTAVNLVVLGFVIIAGFVKGDIKNWQLSEEDYINHSYPLDDISKKAFGSGGFVPFGLEGILTGAATCFYAFVGFDCIATTGEEARNPQRSIPIGIIVSLLICFVAYFGVSAALTLMVPYFLLNKESPLPEAFKAVGWEPARYAVAVGSLCALSTSLLGSMFPMPRVIYAMAEDGLLFKFLSSINNRTKTPLSATITSGLLAAVMAFLLDLKDLVDLMSIGTLLAYSLVAVCVLILRYQSGQLNSPKAMEMLELNGNEEERVIMNPAVTTASTQQKETLSLATLFNPPEDTPTMLSGRIVYVCVSVIATLITVICVVLTLKVTALKDASVGWIVALVLLLMALLIPTIIVWRQPQSNARLNFKVPFLPLLPIFSIFVNILLMVQLSAGTWVRFAIWMAVGFMIYFGYGIRNSVEGKNAEEPCATVEKPLHHPGLDLGPGAAAV; from the exons AtgtttggaggaaaaatgaCCAGTGTTGGGAAGAAGCTGATCCGCCGGCGCGTGGTGGATCTGAGCTCCGAGGACACACGTTTTGCTCGCTGCCTCTCCACGCTGGATCTCATAGCCCTCGGGGTGGGCAGCACACTGGGGGCTGGTGTGTATGtgctggctggggaggtggCCAAGGAGATGGCTGGTCCCTCCATCGTCCTCTGCTTCCTTGTGGCTGCTCTCTCATCGGTACTGGCTGGACTTTGCTATGCAGAGTTTGGGGCCCGTGTCCCCAAGACTGGCTCTGCCTACCTCTACAGCTATGTCACCGTTGGTGAGATCTGGGCTTTCACAACTGGCTGGAACCTCATCCTCTCCTATGTGATAG GCACAGCCAGTGTGGCTCGAGCCTGGAGCGCAGCATTTGACAACATCATTGGCAACCACATCTCCACCTTCTTCATGAACAAGACCACACTGCATCTGCCAGGGGTGCTGGCTGAGCGCCCGGACTTCTTCGCCCTGATCCTGATTGGGCTGCTCACTG CGCTGCTGGCCTTTGGCGTCAGCGAATCTGCCCTCGTGAACAAAATCTTCACGGCGGTGAACCTGGTGGTGCTGGGCTTTGTCATCATCGCCGGCTTCGTGAAAGGAGACATCAAGAACTGGCAGCTCTCAGAGGAGGACTACATCAACCACTCATACCCACTGGATGATATCAG cAAAAAAGCCTTCGGCTCCGGCGGGTTTGTCCCCTTTGGACTGGAAGGGATCCTGACTGGTGCTGCCACCTGTTTCTATGCCTTCGTGGGCTTTGACTGCATTGCCACCACAG GGGAGGAAGCCAGGAACCCACAGCGCTCAATCCCTATTGGCATCATTGTGTCCCTCCTCATCTGCTTCGTGGCTTATTTCGGGGTCTCTGCGGCCCTGACCCTCATGGTGCCCTACTTCCTCCTGAACAAGGAGAGCCCCCTGCCTGAGGCTTTCAAGGCAGTGGGCTGGGAGCCCGCCCGCTACGCTGTTGCCGTCGGCTCGCTCTGTGCCCTCTCCACCAG CTTGCTGGGCTCCATGTTCCCCATGCCCCGTGTGATCTATGCCATGGCGGAGGACGGGCTGCTCTTCAAGTTCCTCTCCAGCATCAACAACCGCACGAAGACCCCTCTGTCAGCAACCATCACCTCAGGGCTCCTTGCAG CGGTGATGGCCTTCCTGCTTGACCTGAAGGACCTGGTGGACCTCATGTCGATCGGCACGCTGCTGGCCTACTCCCTGGTGGCGGTGTGCGTGCTCATCCTCCG GTACCAGTCCGGGCAGCTGAACTCCCCAAAGGCCATGGAGATGCTAGAGCTGAACGGGAATGAGGAGGAGAGGGTGATCATGAACCCTGCTGTCACCACTGCCAGTACCCAGCAGAAAGAGACACTGTCCCTGGCAACACTCTTCAACCCGCCTGAGGACACCCCCACCATGCTCTCGGGGCGTATTGTCTATGTCTGTGTCTCGGTCATCG CCACACTGATCACGGTCATCTGCGTGGTCCTCACCCTCAAGGTGACCGCGCTGAAAGACGCCAGCGTGGGCTGGATTGTGGCCCTGGTGCTGCTCCTCATGGCTCTGCTCATTCCCACCATCATCGTTTGGAGGCAGCCACAGAGCAACGCGCGGTTGAACTTCAAA GTACCTTTCCTCCCACTCCTGCCGATCTTCAGCATCTTTGTTAACATCCTGCTGATGGTACAGCTGAGTGCCGGCACCTGGGTGCGGTTTGCCATCTGGATGGCTGTGG GTTTTATGATTTACTTCGGCTACGGGATTCGGAACAGCGTGGaagggaaaaatgcagaagaaccCTGTGCCACAGTAGAAAAGCCTCTGCACCACCCTGGACTGGACCTTGGCCCCGGGGCTGCTGCGGTCTGA
- the LOC115333847 gene encoding translation initiation factor IF-2-like — translation MWRWEQPPAGSASPGCPDLLRHVDGPRSPLSPLYLSFFEEECRTIATRLRLGAAVAAEPLPDPGEGSALWADAAGPVTSTPLHTSPPLDEGAPDSATPAARPEHGWLRGRRRPGPGPPAACCRRWPRRSAARLQPRPPAGLVP, via the coding sequence ATGTGGCGGTGGGAGCAGCCGCCGGCGGGGTCCGCCTCGCCGGGCTGCCCCGACCTGCTGCGGCACGTAGACGGCCCGCGCTCGCCGCTCTCCCCGCTGTACCTCAGCTTCTTCGAGGAGGAGTGCCGCACCATCGCCACTCGCCTGCGCCTCGGCGCCGCCGTTGCGGCGGAGCCCTTGCCGGACCCGGGGGAGGGCAGCGCCCTGTGGGCCGACGCCGCCGGGCCCGTCACCTCCACGCCGCTGCACACCTCGCCGCCCCTCGACGAGGGGGCCCCGGACAGCGCGacgcccgccgcccgccccgaaCACGGGTGGCTCcgaggccgccgccgccccgggcccggccctCCCGCAGCCTGCTGCCGGCGGTGGCCCCGGCGCAGCGCGGCACGGCTCCAGCCTCGCCCGCCCGCAGGCCTTGTCCCGTAA
- the SNX12 gene encoding sorting nexin-12 — protein MSEAAVADTRRLNAKPQDLTDAYGPPSNFLEIDIFNPQTVGMGRARYTSYELRMRTNLPIFKLKESCVRRRYSDFEWLKNELERDSKIVVPPLPGKALKRQLPFRGDEGIFEESFIEERRQGLEQFINKIAGHPLAQNERCLHMFLQEETIDRNYVPGKVRQ, from the exons ATGTCGGAGGCGGCGGTGGCGGACACCCGGCGCCTGAACGCCAAGCCGCAGGACCTGACGGACGCGTACGGGCCGCCCAGCAACTTCCTCGAGATCGACATCTTCAACCCGCAGACCGTGGGCATGGGCCGCGCCAGATACACCAGCTACGAGCTCCGGATGCGG ACAAACCTCCCGATCTTCAAATTGAAGGAGTCGTGTGTGAGGAGACGATACAGTGACTTTGAATGGCTGAAGAATGAGCTGGAACGAGACAGTAAG ATTGTAGTGCCACCACTGCCTGGAAAAGCCTTGAAACGACAGCTTCCCTTCCGAGGAGACGAAGGCATCTTTGAGGAGTCCTTCATTGAGGAGCGGAGACAGGGACTAGAACAGTTTATTAACAA aattGCTGGACACCCACTGGCACAGAACGAGCGCTGCTTACATATGTTCCTGCAAGAGGAGACTATTGATAGGAATTACGTCCCAGGGAAAGTGCGCCAGTAG